From Crassaminicella indica, one genomic window encodes:
- a CDS encoding cold-shock protein, with amino-acid sequence MEKGTVKWFNAEKGYGFISRENGDDVFVHYSAIDMDGYKTLEEGQAVEFEVVQGEKGPQATNVTKA; translated from the coding sequence ATGGAAAAAGGTACTGTAAAATGGTTTAACGCAGAAAAAGGGTATGGATTCATTTCAAGAGAGAATGGTGACGATGTTTTCGTACATTATTCTGCAATTGATATGGATGGGTACAAAACTTTAGAAGAAGGTCAAGCTGTTGAATTTGAAGTAGTTCAAGGTGAAAAAGGACCTCAAGCTACAAACGTTACTAAAGCGTAA
- a CDS encoding MarR family winged helix-turn-helix transcriptional regulator: MEDNLIEIKQFFFKTMPNIRKHLLIDFFKKECSVYDMNKNQYKTILILKNHGLKSMTELCSMLQLEKGSFTTIVDVLTEKGYVIRTKDEKDRRKHVIQLTEKGIEFADGQINKWNEHLMRKLDKLSKEEQDRFLDAMKALDDISNKL, from the coding sequence TTGGAAGATAATTTAATAGAAATTAAGCAATTCTTTTTTAAAACAATGCCGAATATACGAAAACATTTGTTAATAGATTTTTTTAAAAAAGAGTGTTCTGTGTATGATATGAATAAAAATCAATATAAAACCATATTGATTCTTAAAAATCATGGATTGAAGAGTATGACAGAGCTGTGCAGTATGCTCCAGCTAGAAAAGGGAAGTTTTACAACAATTGTAGATGTACTTACAGAAAAAGGATATGTCATTAGAACAAAAGATGAAAAAGATAGAAGAAAACATGTAATTCAGTTAACAGAAAAGGGAATTGAATTTGCAGATGGACAAATCAATAAATGGAATGAACATTTAATGAGAAAATTAGATAAATTATCAAAAGAGGAGCAGGATAGATTTTTAGATGCTATGAAAGCTTTAGATGATATATCCAATAAATTATAG
- a CDS encoding class I SAM-dependent DNA methyltransferase yields MNSYSAFAYVYDQLMDDVDYIGWVDYLEEIFKRYNKRPKNIVELACGTGNITNILAKRGYNLIGVDISEDMLFVAQEKARAMGVDVIYLNHDMRELFLPSELDSILCICDGINYIIDEKDLLNVFSSVYNHLKDKGLFIFDISSYYKLSNILGNNTYAENFQEVSYIWENYFDEEQATCDFDLTIFIKEGDLYKKHEESHCQRAYKENEIIEKLKEVGFHKIETFEAFTFSKPKNKSERIYFVCEK; encoded by the coding sequence ATGAATAGCTATAGTGCTTTTGCTTATGTATATGATCAATTAATGGATGATGTAGACTATATTGGGTGGGTGGATTATCTCGAAGAAATATTTAAACGATATAATAAAAGACCTAAAAATATTGTAGAGTTAGCTTGTGGAACAGGAAATATTACTAATATTTTAGCGAAAAGAGGGTATAATCTTATTGGGGTAGATATATCAGAGGATATGCTTTTTGTAGCTCAAGAAAAAGCAAGAGCTATGGGTGTTGATGTAATCTATTTGAATCATGATATGAGAGAATTGTTTTTACCAAGTGAATTAGATAGTATTTTGTGTATTTGTGATGGGATTAATTATATTATTGATGAGAAGGATTTATTAAATGTATTTAGTTCTGTTTATAATCATTTAAAGGACAAAGGATTATTTATATTTGATATTAGTTCCTATTACAAGCTATCGAATATACTTGGTAATAATACGTATGCTGAAAATTTTCAAGAAGTTTCTTATATATGGGAAAACTATTTTGATGAGGAACAAGCAACATGTGATTTTGATTTAACGATCTTTATAAAAGAAGGAGATTTGTACAAAAAGCATGAAGAATCCCATTGTCAGAGAGCTTATAAGGAAAATGAAATAATAGAAAAATTAAAAGAAGTAGGATTTCATAAAATAGAAACCTTTGAGGCGTTTACTTTTTCTAAACCTAAAAATAAAAGTGAAAGAATTTACTTCGTATGTGAGAAATAA
- a CDS encoding MATE family efflux transporter codes for MDEKRRNMMSNEPINKLLLRFSIPAIIGMLVNALYNITDGIFIGHGVGPLALGGTTIAMPIMMVMMAIAFTVGTGAASAISRRMGKKNVEGAEKVLGEAIFLNFIINTVVTVIVFLFTDQLLILCGATDAIMPYAKEYTNVIAYGILLNSFAMSTNNYVRAEGNAKVAMISMIVGAGINIVLDAIFIFELKMGVKGAALATVIAQACSAIWLLYFYIKGQSLLKIRISNFYLTKENVKEIITVGMAAFFRQIAGSILMIIVNKSLVKYGTEYHVVVLGIINRFFMFMFMPLFGIAQGFQPIAGFNYGAKKFDRVQQCFKYAALYASIHSIFAFLVMLMFPKMIISIFTKDQKTIELGVQGLKMVIWGLPFIGFQIIGSTLFQAIGKGLESLILTMSRQIIILIPLVLILPLFIGIKGIFYSYPISDIAAAIITFILLMKEKIVFTGNTVKEEF; via the coding sequence ATGGATGAAAAAAGAAGAAATATGATGAGTAACGAACCAATTAATAAACTGCTATTGAGATTTTCTATCCCAGCGATTATTGGAATGCTTGTGAATGCTTTATATAATATAACAGATGGAATTTTTATAGGGCATGGAGTAGGACCATTAGCATTAGGAGGAACAACCATCGCTATGCCTATTATGATGGTGATGATGGCGATAGCTTTTACTGTAGGAACAGGTGCTGCATCTGCAATTTCAAGAAGAATGGGCAAAAAGAATGTAGAAGGTGCAGAAAAAGTATTAGGTGAAGCAATTTTTCTTAATTTTATAATCAATACCGTTGTTACGGTTATTGTTTTTTTATTTACAGATCAATTATTGATTTTATGTGGTGCCACAGATGCAATAATGCCTTATGCTAAAGAATATACTAATGTAATAGCTTATGGAATACTTTTGAATAGTTTTGCAATGTCTACAAACAATTATGTAAGGGCTGAAGGCAATGCGAAAGTTGCGATGATTAGTATGATTGTAGGGGCAGGTATTAATATTGTATTAGACGCTATTTTTATATTTGAATTGAAAATGGGTGTAAAAGGAGCAGCTCTTGCAACTGTTATAGCTCAAGCTTGTAGTGCAATTTGGCTATTATATTTTTATATAAAAGGACAGAGCCTTCTGAAGATTAGAATTTCAAATTTTTATTTGACAAAAGAAAATGTGAAGGAAATCATTACAGTTGGAATGGCTGCATTTTTTAGACAAATAGCAGGAAGTATATTAATGATTATTGTGAATAAGAGTTTGGTGAAATATGGAACAGAGTATCATGTAGTAGTCCTCGGGATTATCAATAGGTTTTTTATGTTTATGTTTATGCCTTTATTTGGTATAGCACAGGGCTTCCAACCTATTGCAGGATTTAATTATGGAGCGAAAAAGTTTGATCGTGTGCAGCAATGCTTTAAATATGCAGCACTTTATGCTAGTATACACAGTATATTTGCTTTTTTAGTTATGCTAATGTTTCCTAAAATGATCATAAGTATATTTACAAAAGATCAAAAAACCATAGAATTAGGTGTACAAGGACTTAAGATGGTCATATGGGGATTGCCATTTATAGGATTTCAAATAATAGGATCAACTTTATTCCAAGCTATTGGCAAAGGATTAGAATCCCTTATTCTTACTATGTCGAGACAAATTATTATTTTAATTCCATTAGTCTTAATTTTACCTTTGTTTATAGGTATAAAAGGAATATTCTATTCTTATCCTATATCAGATATTGCTGCGGCGATAATTACTTTTATATTATTAATGAAAGAAAAGATAGTTTTTACAGGAAATACGGTAAAAGAAGAGTTTTAA
- a CDS encoding M20 metallopeptidase family protein, producing MIHIEKEIIKLKDEVMLIRRELHKIPEIGFEEEKTSQFIAKKLEEYGIKVYKNITKTGVVGYLKGSVGKNTIAFRADMDALSIKEETNLSYKSEHEGFMHACGHDAHMSVVLGLAKYLSFHKENVRDNIVFLFQPAEEGPGGAQPMIEEGVLEKFNIDKIIGLHVYPEVVQGKIGCKKGALMAQTGEFDIKVYGESSHGAIPQKGKDSIVIAANIISAYQTIISRSTNPIEGAVLTIGKMWAGERRNVIAGSAYLEGTIRTFHEEVYKKIKERMSAIAKGIEKMYDCRIEITFRDMYPAVVNDDELVDVLINAIGNENIEFIEPQMIAEDFSYFQRQIPGLFFFLGVRNEKEGYVYPLHHCQFNFHEEVLLTGIQVYVNILRTLKGLE from the coding sequence ATGATTCATATTGAAAAAGAAATTATAAAGCTGAAGGATGAAGTAATGCTTATAAGAAGAGAATTGCATAAGATTCCTGAAATTGGCTTTGAGGAAGAAAAGACTAGTCAATTTATTGCAAAAAAGCTTGAGGAGTATGGGATAAAGGTTTATAAAAACATTACCAAAACAGGTGTTGTTGGTTATTTAAAGGGAAGCGTTGGTAAAAATACAATTGCATTTCGGGCAGATATGGATGCGCTTAGTATAAAAGAGGAGACTAATCTTTCTTACAAGTCGGAGCATGAGGGATTTATGCATGCATGTGGACATGATGCACATATGAGTGTTGTTCTTGGACTTGCAAAATATTTATCTTTTCATAAAGAAAATGTAAGAGATAATATAGTTTTCTTATTTCAACCAGCAGAAGAAGGTCCTGGTGGTGCACAGCCTATGATTGAGGAAGGAGTTCTTGAGAAATTTAATATTGATAAAATTATAGGACTTCATGTTTATCCAGAAGTAGTACAGGGGAAAATTGGGTGCAAAAAAGGTGCTTTGATGGCTCAAACAGGTGAATTTGATATAAAGGTATATGGGGAGAGTAGTCATGGTGCAATTCCTCAAAAGGGGAAGGACAGTATTGTTATTGCCGCGAATATTATTTCAGCTTATCAGACTATTATCAGTAGAAGTACGAATCCTATAGAGGGAGCTGTGCTGACCATAGGAAAGATGTGGGCAGGTGAAAGAAGGAATGTTATTGCAGGTAGTGCATATTTAGAAGGTACAATTAGGACTTTTCATGAAGAAGTATATAAAAAAATAAAGGAAAGAATGTCAGCAATAGCTAAAGGCATTGAGAAAATGTATGATTGCAGAATAGAAATTACCTTTCGTGATATGTATCCAGCGGTAGTGAATGATGACGAGCTAGTAGATGTGCTTATAAATGCTATTGGTAATGAAAATATTGAATTTATTGAACCGCAGATGATTGCTGAAGATTTTTCATATTTTCAAAGACAGATTCCGGGACTTTTTTTCTTTTTAGGTGTTAGGAATGAGAAAGAAGGATATGTATATCCTCTGCATCATTGTCAATTTAATTTTCATGAAGAAGTATTACTTACAGGAATACAAGTATATGTAAATATTTTAAGAACACTAAAGGGATTAGAATAG
- a CDS encoding DeoR/GlpR family DNA-binding transcription regulator, translated as MITEARRKKILDLIEKEGIVNLQQLTNTFSVSIYTIRRDLTALEKKGLLKKTHGGAVRIEKSRWIPSIEEGKTKALEEKKKIAKKAVQFIDDGDTIMLMGSMVSLLMIPMFKDKNITVVTNSLDIAKEICQIPNIETVMIGGHIKNYKGNILGSRAINNLKNYYFDKAFIPCAGINHTGLSTSTIDSSDFLKAVIENSRQNIVITDYRKIGRITFANVCSLDQIHILITDDKADKEELNKIAKKNVQVEIGKI; from the coding sequence TTGATTACAGAAGCTCGAAGAAAAAAAATACTAGACCTTATCGAAAAAGAAGGAATTGTAAATCTACAGCAATTAACAAATACCTTTAGTGTATCCATATATACAATTCGGCGAGATCTTACAGCCTTAGAAAAAAAAGGACTTCTCAAAAAAACTCACGGTGGAGCCGTTCGAATAGAAAAATCAAGGTGGATTCCATCAATAGAAGAAGGAAAGACAAAAGCCCTTGAAGAGAAAAAAAAGATTGCAAAAAAAGCAGTACAGTTTATAGATGATGGCGATACTATCATGCTTATGGGCAGTATGGTCAGTCTGCTTATGATTCCAATGTTCAAAGATAAAAATATTACAGTTGTTACCAATTCCTTAGATATAGCAAAAGAAATTTGTCAAATCCCTAATATTGAAACAGTTATGATCGGAGGTCATATCAAAAACTACAAGGGCAACATCTTAGGTTCTAGAGCAATAAATAATTTGAAAAATTATTATTTTGATAAAGCCTTTATCCCTTGTGCTGGCATTAATCATACAGGTTTGAGTACTTCAACCATTGATAGCAGCGACTTTTTAAAGGCTGTTATTGAAAACAGCAGACAAAATATTGTTATTACAGATTATAGAAAAATAGGAAGAATTACATTTGCAAATGTATGTAGCCTTGATCAAATTCATATACTCATTACAGATGATAAAGCAGACAAAGAAGAACTCAATAAAATAGCTAAAAAAAACGTTCAGGTGGAAATTGGAAAAATATAA
- a CDS encoding small, acid-soluble spore protein, alpha/beta type: MSKKNSVKNKKKKIETIEDKWKYEIAKELGLLEKVEQFGWGSLTAKETGKIGGLITVKKKELKKAKEIEG, encoded by the coding sequence ATGTCTAAGAAAAATAGTGTGAAAAACAAAAAGAAAAAAATAGAAACTATTGAAGACAAATGGAAATATGAAATTGCAAAAGAGCTAGGATTATTGGAGAAAGTGGAGCAGTTTGGCTGGGGTAGCCTTACTGCAAAGGAAACAGGAAAAATAGGAGGGCTTATAACTGTTAAGAAGAAAGAACTGAAAAAAGCTAAGGAGATTGAGGGATAG
- the dapA gene encoding 4-hydroxy-tetrahydrodipicolinate synthase, with the protein MSLFTGSGVAMVTPFKDGKVNFKKLEEILNWHVEQGTDAIIICGTTGEASTMTDEEKKETIKFTVEKINGRIPVIAGTGSNCTDHAIKMSQYAEKIGVDAVLIITPYYNKTTQKGLIAHFGAIAEAISIPIIVYNVPSRTGVNILPKTLASLADKYPNIKGVKEASGNIAQVAEISRLTPDDFYIYSGNDDMVVPLLSLGGSGVISVVANITPKDTHKMVQKFMDGDVKGACKLQLDMKALIDALFIEVNPIPVKTAMNLMNFDVGNLRLPLVPMDDKNLETLKQNMQAYGLIQ; encoded by the coding sequence ATGAGTTTATTTACCGGTTCTGGCGTTGCCATGGTTACCCCCTTTAAAGATGGAAAGGTTAATTTTAAAAAGCTAGAAGAAATATTAAACTGGCATGTAGAACAAGGAACTGACGCAATTATCATCTGTGGTACTACTGGAGAAGCATCTACTATGACAGATGAAGAAAAAAAAGAAACCATTAAATTTACAGTAGAAAAAATAAATGGACGTATTCCAGTAATCGCTGGAACGGGAAGCAACTGTACAGATCATGCTATAAAGATGAGTCAATATGCAGAAAAAATAGGTGTAGATGCTGTATTAATCATCACACCTTATTACAATAAAACCACACAAAAAGGACTTATAGCTCACTTTGGTGCAATTGCAGAAGCTATAAGTATTCCAATCATCGTTTATAACGTCCCTAGCAGAACTGGAGTAAATATACTTCCTAAAACTTTAGCGAGTTTAGCAGATAAATACCCTAATATAAAAGGTGTAAAAGAGGCTAGTGGCAATATCGCTCAGGTCGCAGAAATATCACGTCTAACTCCTGATGACTTTTATATCTATTCTGGTAACGATGATATGGTTGTACCTTTATTATCTCTAGGAGGCTCTGGTGTAATTTCTGTTGTTGCAAATATCACTCCTAAGGATACTCATAAAATGGTACAAAAATTCATGGACGGTGATGTAAAAGGAGCTTGTAAACTTCAGCTTGATATGAAAGCATTAATTGATGCATTATTCATTGAAGTTAATCCTATTCCAGTAAAAACAGCTATGAATTTGATGAATTTTGATGTAGGTAATCTAAGATTACCTCTTGTACCAATGGATGATAAAAATTTAGAAACTTTAAAACAAAACATGCAAGCATATGGTCTTATCCAATAA
- a CDS encoding DegV family protein has translation MEKIAIVTDSSCDLPDEVVKNYDIKIIPLRIIYSKREYRDRIEICADEVYEKLENEIPKTSLPSPEDVNDLFKKLQEQGYTHVLGIFLSSALSGTYNMIKKLAEAFKGLKFKLVDSKTLSMGLGFLVLKAAEEIKKSNDFLKAYEMTEKAIKNSSLFFVLKTLDYLRKGGRIGLVEGTIGELLGIKPIISVDEEGKYYPYAKVRGRKKSIEELYKIIKEKLKDKKCKIAVMHGYAEKEAQKLIEKIKEIENVEDAFFGQISPVLGVHTGPGLIGVGVFEV, from the coding sequence ATGGAAAAAATCGCTATTGTGACGGATTCTTCATGTGATTTGCCAGATGAAGTTGTAAAAAACTATGATATAAAAATAATTCCTCTTCGAATTATTTATTCAAAGAGAGAATATAGAGATCGAATAGAAATTTGTGCTGATGAAGTTTATGAGAAATTAGAAAATGAGATCCCAAAAACTTCTTTACCATCTCCTGAAGATGTAAATGATTTGTTTAAAAAATTACAAGAACAAGGATATACTCATGTTCTTGGGATATTTCTTTCTAGTGCTTTAAGTGGTACCTATAACATGATAAAGAAGTTGGCAGAAGCTTTTAAAGGATTAAAATTCAAATTAGTAGATTCTAAAACATTATCTATGGGACTTGGATTTTTAGTACTTAAAGCAGCAGAGGAAATAAAAAAGTCTAATGATTTTTTGAAAGCTTATGAAATGACAGAAAAAGCAATCAAAAACTCGAGCCTTTTTTTTGTATTAAAGACACTAGATTATCTAAGAAAAGGTGGAAGAATAGGTTTAGTTGAAGGAACTATAGGAGAACTTCTTGGAATCAAGCCTATTATATCTGTAGATGAAGAAGGAAAATATTATCCTTATGCAAAGGTTAGAGGAAGAAAAAAGTCTATAGAAGAACTTTATAAAATCATAAAGGAAAAATTAAAAGATAAGAAGTGCAAAATCGCTGTTATGCATGGATATGCTGAAAAAGAAGCACAGAAACTCATTGAAAAAATAAAAGAAATTGAAAATGTTGAAGATGCTTTTTTCGGTCAAATCAGTCCTGTTTTGGGTGTTCATACAGGACCTGGGTTAATTGGAGTAGGTGTTTTTGAAGTATAA
- the dapB gene encoding 4-hydroxy-tetrahydrodipicolinate reductase, with product MKVILSGCNGKMGRVLVKLITQEKDIEIIAGIDINANKFKNPFPVYKNACECKEKADVIIDFSHHSALLEILKYSLDTKTPLVVATTGLSGEDLKNLTEASKQIPIFQTGNMSLGVNVLTDLAKKAATSLKDFDIEIIEKHHNEKVDAPSGTAYLIANSINEAFQNEKEFIYGRYGRSEKRKNKEIGIHAIRGGSIVGEHTVIFAGPDEIIEIKHTALSKDIFALGAIKAAKFLKSKQNGFYNMNDMLK from the coding sequence ATGAAGGTAATTTTAAGTGGATGTAATGGAAAAATGGGTAGAGTTTTAGTAAAGCTAATCACACAAGAAAAAGATATAGAAATCATAGCAGGAATCGATATAAATGCAAATAAATTCAAAAATCCATTTCCTGTATATAAAAACGCTTGTGAGTGCAAAGAAAAAGCCGATGTCATTATAGATTTTTCTCATCACAGTGCATTACTAGAAATTTTAAAATATAGCTTAGATACAAAAACTCCTTTAGTTGTAGCAACTACAGGACTTAGTGGAGAAGATTTAAAAAACCTTACAGAGGCTTCTAAACAAATACCTATATTTCAAACAGGAAATATGTCATTAGGAGTCAATGTTCTTACAGATTTAGCTAAAAAAGCAGCTACTTCACTAAAGGATTTCGATATTGAAATCATAGAAAAGCATCATAATGAAAAGGTTGACGCTCCTAGCGGTACAGCTTACTTGATTGCAAATAGCATCAACGAAGCTTTTCAGAATGAAAAAGAATTTATCTACGGAAGATACGGTCGAAGTGAAAAAAGAAAAAATAAAGAAATAGGTATCCACGCTATTCGTGGAGGCAGTATCGTTGGAGAACACACAGTCATTTTTGCCGGTCCTGATGAAATCATAGAGATCAAGCATACAGCCCTTTCTAAAGATATATTTGCTTTAGGTGCAATAAAAGCTGCAAAATTTCTAAAATCTAAACAAAATGGTTTCTATAATATGAATGACATGCTAAAATAA
- a CDS encoding aspartate-semialdehyde dehydrogenase: MKKINIAVVGATGMVGRTFLKVLEERDFPYENLYVFASKKSVGQKLTCKGKEFTVEELTENSFDRAIDIALFSAGGDISKRFAPIAASKGVIVVDNSSAWRMEKDIPLVVPEVNPEDIKWHKGIIANPNCSTIQAVVALKPLHDQYKIKRIVYSTYQAVSGSGVKGVADLEEGLKGNDILSAYPHPIAGNCLPHIDVFLENGYTKEEMKMINETKKILNDYNLKITATTVRVPVKNSHSESINIEFEKPFELEDVKSILKNAPGVILQDDVANNIYPLARSATGTDEVYVGRIRRDFSLENGLNLWVVADNIRKGAATNTIQIAELLIPTLK; encoded by the coding sequence ATGAAAAAAATAAATATTGCAGTAGTAGGTGCTACTGGCATGGTTGGAAGAACATTTTTAAAAGTACTAGAAGAAAGAGATTTTCCATATGAAAATTTATATGTATTCGCATCTAAAAAATCAGTTGGTCAAAAGCTAACTTGTAAAGGAAAAGAATTTACAGTAGAGGAATTAACTGAAAACTCTTTTGATAGAGCTATTGATATTGCTCTTTTCTCAGCAGGTGGAGATATTAGTAAAAGATTTGCTCCTATTGCTGCTTCAAAGGGAGTAATCGTTGTAGATAATAGCAGTGCTTGGAGAATGGAAAAGGATATTCCTCTAGTTGTTCCTGAGGTAAATCCTGAAGATATAAAGTGGCATAAAGGAATTATAGCAAATCCTAACTGTTCTACTATCCAAGCAGTTGTTGCTTTAAAGCCTCTACATGACCAATATAAGATAAAAAGAATTGTATACTCTACTTATCAGGCTGTATCTGGTTCAGGTGTAAAAGGTGTAGCCGATTTAGAAGAAGGCTTAAAAGGTAATGATATTCTATCAGCTTATCCACATCCTATCGCTGGAAATTGTCTTCCTCATATTGATGTATTCTTAGAAAATGGTTATACAAAAGAAGAAATGAAAATGATTAATGAAACAAAAAAGATTTTAAATGATTATAATCTAAAGATTACAGCAACTACTGTAAGAGTTCCTGTAAAAAATTCTCATAGTGAATCTATAAATATTGAATTTGAAAAACCATTTGAATTAGAGGATGTAAAAAGCATTTTAAAAAATGCTCCTGGAGTTATACTTCAAGATGATGTAGCTAACAATATATATCCTCTAGCAAGAAGTGCTACAGGAACTGATGAAGTTTATGTGGGACGCATAAGACGAGATTTCAGTCTTGAAAATGGTCTAAATTTATGGGTAGTAGCAGATAATATTAGAAAAGGAGCTGCAACAAATACTATTCAAATAGCAGAGCTTTTGATTCCTACATTAAAATAA
- a CDS encoding type II CAAX endopeptidase family protein produces MEKKHRIGLLGINILYFITAILLLTVGYYVQSKDIKMGLIITEYILVLLPPIIYIKIKGGSFKKILRLNPLKLKYTWMVMVITILIYPVALFFNLIVMTFLSKLGRIEPPPIPTANNIGEYFVLMLIISMSAGICEEVFFRGLVMRGYERLGQINAIVISAILFGLFHFNLQNFAGPIILGLVFGFLVYRTDSIFAGIIGHMTNNGIAVTLGFILNYYNSKLNHSKEVLQQQMPNTMQLILGTILIGIIAVATGAVAYILMKKLIKETKNISYEVENYEEPKKMSIFVFTPILLTVIIFIYVSYAQLNYIMTK; encoded by the coding sequence TTGGAAAAAAAACATAGAATTGGATTGTTAGGAATAAATATATTATACTTTATTACAGCTATTTTATTATTAACTGTAGGATATTATGTACAGAGTAAAGATATAAAAATGGGACTGATTATTACAGAATATATACTTGTTTTATTGCCGCCAATCATTTATATCAAAATAAAAGGAGGTAGTTTTAAGAAGATTTTAAGACTAAATCCATTAAAATTAAAATATACATGGATGGTTATGGTCATTACAATCCTTATTTATCCAGTAGCTTTGTTTTTTAATTTGATTGTTATGACGTTTCTTAGTAAGTTAGGAAGAATTGAGCCTCCGCCTATTCCTACTGCAAACAATATAGGAGAATATTTTGTACTAATGCTAATTATTTCTATGTCCGCAGGAATATGTGAAGAAGTATTTTTTAGGGGATTGGTTATGCGAGGATATGAAAGATTAGGTCAAATCAATGCAATTGTAATATCTGCTATTTTGTTTGGGCTATTTCACTTTAATCTTCAAAATTTTGCAGGACCTATTATTCTTGGACTGGTTTTCGGTTTTTTAGTATATAGAACAGATTCTATATTTGCAGGAATTATTGGTCATATGACTAATAATGGTATAGCAGTAACGTTAGGCTTTATTCTAAACTATTATAATTCAAAGCTTAATCATTCAAAAGAGGTATTGCAGCAACAGATGCCGAATACAATGCAGTTAATTTTAGGAACTATTCTTATAGGCATTATTGCCGTTGCTACAGGAGCTGTAGCTTATATTTTGATGAAAAAGCTTATAAAAGAAACAAAGAATATATCCTATGAGGTAGAAAATTATGAAGAACCTAAAAAAATGTCTATATTTGTATTTACACCGATACTGCTAACAGTTATTATATTTATATATGTTTCGTATGCACAGTTAAACTATATTATGACTAAATAA